DNA sequence from the Chitinophaga flava genome:
TTTTATGCGCTGTCGCATGTTAATTTTCTCTTAAATCAACCCCTGGAAGAAAACATTATACCCTTAACACATTAACTTCCTTTAAAATCTTATTTTCGTCCATGTAAATTACTCGTTTTCAGACCATGAAAACACTATTACTTATCCGTCATGCAAAATCCAGCTGGAACAATCCGGACATGGATGATTTTGACAGGCCGCTCAACAAACGAGGTAAACAAAACGCCCCCGAAATGGCCCAGCGCCTCATAACAAGAGGCATGGTTCCCGAACTGATCATCACCAGCCCGGCCAAACGCGCCCGTACCACCGCTAAAATCATGGCCGAAGAATGGCACTATCCCAAACAGGCAATCCTCCTGGAAGAAGAGTTGTACCTCTGTTACGCCTCCACTTTCCTGAAAGTGATCACCCGGATAGATGATGATTTTAACGCTGTAGCCATCTTCGCCCATAACCCCGGGATTACCGATTTTGCCAACTATCTCACAGAAGAAATCCGCATCGATAATGTGCCCACCACTGGCATCTTTGCCATTCAGGCAGATACCGACAGCTGGAAAGATTTTGACATGGCCGCCAAAAAATTTCTTTTCTTCGACTATCCGCGTAATAATTAACCCTTCACAATCTTATTATAGGATGTACTGATACCTTTTATCAGGGAAGAACTGAAGCCCTGGTGCTCCATCTCATTTAATCCTGCAATCGTACAGCCTTTGGGGGTAGTTACCTTATCAATTTCTTCCTCCGGATGGCGGTTTTCACGGATCAGCAACTCTGCTGCTCCCTTTACGGTTTGCGCCGCTATCAGGCTGGCAGTACGAACATCAAAGCCGATCTCAATGCCACCCTGAATATTGGCACGGATAAACCGCAATGCAAAGGCGATACCACAGGCACCCAGTACGGTAGCGGCGTCCATGAGTTTTTCATCGATGCTAACAGTTGCACCCAGCTGATCAAACATCGTTTTTACATACCGGATCTGTTCATCGGTAGTATTGGTGGCACAGATACAGGTGATAGACTCCTGTATCGCAATGGCGGTATTAGGCATGGCCCTTACCAAAGGCATGTCTGGTACAATATGTAACAAGTCGGCAATGCTGACACCGGTAACCACGCTGATAAGAATATGTCTGGCCGGGTCCAGTTCTTCCCTGAACTGTTGCAACACCTCCCGCACATTGTATGGTTTCAGTGCCACTACAATCACTTCAGACTGCCGGATGGCTTTGGCATTGTCTGTCTCTATCTGTACGCCTGCTGCCTTAAGATCGGCCAGGGTACTAGTATTACGTTTGGTAACGGTAATATCTGCAGGGTTGGAAAAACCACTCTTCACCAGTCCTTGTGCAATGGCAGACCCCAGGTTACCGCCCCCTATAATGGCTATTTTCTTGGCTGACATAAAAATATATTTTCAATGAGAAATCTCACGGAAGGTATAACAATTGGGCCACTGATGCAAACAGTGCTGTAATGCTTATCTTGCAACTATGCAGGCGACATTTAAGGCAGCTGCTTTTTTTGCAAGGATAAAAGAAGCGCATCATACATCCAGCCCCGAAGAAAAAATCCGACAATACAAACAAATACTGGAAAGCCTCTTCCGCGACCTTACGCGCGAAGAATCCCGGTCTTTCGGGAACCTGTTTGCACGAATGCAGTTTTACTTCGATAAAGAGGTAGTGCCTTCTGAGATCCGCCAGCAGCTGACAGCCCTGCGTCTCCTCACCAACCAGGCCACCGCCGGCATGTTCCCCCTGCAGGACCATGAACATCTGTTGTGTATCAAAGCGCTCACCGCTGCAGTAGCCTGCGTCTACCAGGAACCGGAGCCGGATAATTTACGGCAACTGTTTCTGACAACAGGCAATGCCCGGCTTGCCTTGTCCTATCAGCATAATCCTGCTGATATACCATTGCTGAAATGTATGGTCACCGCTACCGGCGCACTGCACCTGAACGATAGCGGGAAACATACTTTTGCGATACAGGTTAAGAACGATGAACAGGGCGACTTTGAGCTGCTGCTCAACCACCTGGATGATCTTACGGTAGTGGCGCTGCATCCGCTGCTGCGGCCTTACGATACCATCCTGGTACATCATTGCCATCAGGGCAACAGCCAGGACACTTATACCACCACTGCTGAAAGCCTCGTCATACTGGAGCCCGACCTGCTCATTGATATCAGTGACCTCGCCGAATGTTTTACCCACAAGGGCGCTAACCGCCTGCTGTATCTTGTAAAAAAGCTTACACCGCAGCAGGCTTCTCCTGCAGCGTTCAAAGGTAACCTGGTCAACGCTCTGCTGGACGAGATGTTACGCAACCGCGAGATAGATTTTAAAACCTCTTTCGTGGAAGCCGTGGCCGAAAACGTATTACAGGCAGCAGCCTACGGTCGCGAACAACTGAATGAAATGTACCGGGACATCCGCCAGCAGCATTGGGGCAACCTCCACACAACGGTATGCGATCTGCAGGATAAACCAGTCAGGATAGAGCCCACCTTTTTCTCTGCCCGTTATGGTCTGCAGGGAAGGCTGGACCTCATGACAGAAGATGATCAGGACCCTCATCGTAAGGAAATCTTTGAACTGAAAAGCGGCAAAGCGCCCGACTTCAATACCTGGAGGAACCACGAGATGCAGGTAGTAGGCTACAACCTGTTACTCCGTTCCGCTTTTGGCCGGCAACGCAAAGGCAGCTCCGCTATTTTATATTCTGCCGCTGCGGCCAGTCCGCTCCGGAACGTAAGCAGTACCCACCGCACTGAAAACGAACTGCTCTTGCTCCGTAACCAGGTAGTGGCCATGTTGCTGCGACTGGCAGGGGAGGAGTACGAAATATTATCGGCTATCACCGGCACTGCCGCTAGCGGACTACCTTCTTTCAGCGCCAACCATTTTACAGCCTTTGAGAAAGCCTGGTACTCGGCACCACCAGAGGCCAAAGCTTATTATCAGCAATACCTCTCTTTTGTATTAAGGGAATACCTGCAAGCCAAGTGCGGTATGTTTTCTGAAGTGAACCGGGAAGAAGATGCCGACGGATTCTCAGCCCTATGGCTGCAAACGGAAGAGGAAAAGGAAGCCCGGTTCAATATTATCTCCGGATTATGCTTCCGCGAATTTGATACTGTCAACAGTGCGGTATTATTTGATATAGCCGATCCCGTTAGCCACAACTTCCGGGTTGGAGATACTGCCATCATTTATCCGCGCACCGGCGCCGAACTACGTCCCCTGCAGCAACAGCTGCTGAAAGGCCGTATCGACGATCTGGGAAAAGATACGCTCACCTTTTCCCTTAACAACCGTCAGATGACACTGGATTTCTTTCGTCAGTTTGATGAATGGATTATTGAGCATGATATCTACGAATCCAACTACTGGATTGCGGCTGCAGCCCTATTCCATGTATTATCACCTTTAAATGCACAGCGCGTTCGCCTGTTGCTCGGCCTGGAAATACCCCGTTGGCATCCCTTACCATTTCCGGCACCGGCCATGTTCAATGCCAATCAGGAGCAGATCGTAAGGCAGGCACTGGAAGCGCAGGACTATTACCTGCTACAGGGACCTCCCGGCACAGGCAAAACATCATCTTTGCTCACCACTATTGTAGGGGAGATGGTCAAACAGCACCGCCACGTAGTGCTGGTAGCCTTTACCAACAAGGCGGTAGATGAAATATGTAATAAACTGGAGGCTAAACAGGTCCGTTATCTGCGGCTGGGCGGACGTAGCTCCGAGTCAGCACAGCAGCTACGGCAGCTGTGTCTGGAAGGTAATCTTGACAATGCTCGCGCCTACATCACCGGCCACCATGTATTTGTAGCCACAGTGGCTACTATGGCCACCCGGCTGGAACAGCTGCTGATGATGGGCATCCCGGCTGATACCCTGATCGTGGACGAAGCTTCACAGCTGACAGAACCCCAGCTGCTGGGACTATTGATGCCTTTCCGGAAATTTATTCTGATCGGTGATCAGAACCAGCTACCGCCGGTTGTGGCCCAGGAAGCATCTTTCTGTAGGGTAAAAGACACGCTGCTGCAGGATTTGGGCATACATGATCTGCGTGCATCCATCTTTGAACGGCTGATGCATCGCTGTAAACAGGCTCAGTGGCGGCATGCCTGGGGCATGTTGAACACTCATTTCAGGATGCATGACAGTATCGCCAACCTGGTAAATCACTATTACGCGGGGCAGCTGGCTTCAGGCCGAGAGCAGCAGCAGACTGCTTTTGAGCCCGGGCCCGCTGTCGATGAGACGTCTTGGAAGCAGGTGCTGGCTTTGGGTCGGAAGGTATTTATCCCCAGTCCTTATGAGGCCACCTCCAAGATGAACCAAACGGAGGCCGCGCGGGTAGTATCGTTGTTACGATATCTTCAGGCGCAATACGGAGAAGCTTTTACCAAAGATACGGTGGGAGTAGTGACGCCATGGCGCACCCAGATCAGCCTCATACGGGAGCTGTTGTCGGAAGACAAGGTACTTCAGCAGGTGAATATCGATACGGTAGAGCGTTTTCAGGGTTCTGAAAACGATATTATTATTGTATCACTGGCGGTATACCATGCAGCACAGGTACATACGCTGCAAAGCCTGGGCAGCTTCCGCTGGGAAGAAACAGAGATAGAGGTAGACCGTAAATTATTGGTAACATTATCGCGTGCCCGGAAGCAGGTGGTGCTGATGGGCTATGAGCCCGCGCTGCGTGAAAGTCCGCATTACCGGAGGGTACTGGCTGAAATGACCCGGGGGCAGCTGTAGGGTTTTCCTGGATAGGACGGTGTCAAACAACTATGGCCACACTTATCGTATGGCCATAGTCAGACAACATCATATATGATCATTCCTGGAAAACCAGGCTTTAATCCAGTGTTACGTGTGCCCAGTTTTCACCGCTTTTGATACGGTACAGCTGCATTTCGCTGATATCAAATTGTTCGGCGATCTGTTTCATGGTTTTTTTACCGGGCTTGTTCAGCAGGCGTTTGATACTCTTCACTTTCGTTACGTTCAGCTTGAGGCCTTTTACCCGGTTACGTTGTTTTTCTTTGTAAGCCAGTTTGGCCGGGCTGTTCTGCTGATGTTCCTCCATTTCCTCCTTGGTTGCCCATTTGAGGTTGTTGGCCTTATTGTTTTTCTTGTCGTAGTCCAGATGGATAACATACCGATAGTTACGGCCTGGTTTTTTATTGAAAAGCTTGGCCACTTCCCTGTGCAGGTAGAGTGACTGGTAACTGTCTGCCGGTTTTACATTTAAAACCGTATAGCCTTCCACGGTAGAACCCGTGAGCAGCTTACCATCTTCGGTACTTTCATGATAACTGATCACTCTCCCCATGTTTGAAACCGCGTATTTTTTACGCAGGGCAGATTTGTTTTTAATCTGTAAGTCTTTCCAGACTTCATTTCTCAGATTTTTAATTGTGGTCATGTGAAAGTAATTTATTATTTTTTGTTTGGATGGGGTTAGAGCGTTTATACGTAAACGTTACAACCAGCCATTTCATTATCAGCCGGCGGGAAATTATGTTCAGCTAGCGAGGGAGCAGTCCTTTCGAATATGTGGTCCTTGTATTGTAAAACAACCGCGTCCAATACGTCCTCTATTTCCGCTAATGTCTTGTAAGTTACTAATTGTTGTCTGAATTCTTTTATGTGGGGCAGCCCTTTGAGGTAATTGGTATAGTGGCGGCGCATTTCAAGGATTCCTACAACGTCTCCTTTCCAGGACACTGACTGGCGCAGATGTTTTTTACAAACTTCTACTCTTTCCAAAACAGTTGGAGGCGGCAAATGTTCGCCCGTCTTCATAAAATGCTTGATTTCCCGGAAGATCCAGGGGTAGCCAATAGCAGCGCGGCCTATCATAACCCCGTCTACGCCATATTTCTGTCTGGCGGCGATGGCTTGCTCCGGCGTACATATGTCACCGTTACCAAAGATTGGGATGTGTATACGCGGATTGTTTTTAACTTTTCCGATCAGTGTCCAGTCTGCATGACCTTTATACAACTGCGTGCGGGTGCGGCCGTGAATGGTTAACGCTTTGATACCTACGTCTTGCAGACGCTCTGCTACCTCTTCAATATTTTTGGAATCATCATCCCAGCCTAAACGGGTTTTAACGGTCACGGGCAGTTTGGTGGCTTTTACCACGGCTGCCGTCAGTTTTACCATTTTAGGAATGTCTTTCAGAATGCCGGCCCCGGCTCCTTTGCAGACAACTTTCTTTACCGGGCATCCAAAGTTGATATCCAGCAGATCAGGATTGGTAGCCTCTACAATCTGGGCTGCCATGGTCATGGGCTCTTCATCCCCGCCGAAAATCTGGATCCCTACCGGACGTTCATAAGGGAAAATATCCAGCTTCTGCCGGCTTTTGATGGCATCACGGATAAGTCCCTCCGAAGAAATAAACTCGGTATACATGAGGTCGGCCCCGTTATCCTTACACACCGCGCGGAAGGGAGGATCACTCACATCCTCCATAGGTGCCAGCAGTAAGGGGAATTCTCCCAGATCAATATTTCCTATCTTCACCATAAATTAAATACCACAGCTGTTTTCCTGTAGTTATTATTTTTATACTTTATATTACTCTTTTTCACAGCGGGAAGTAACAGTTCCTTACCTCGCGGTAAGAGGCAGGATACAAAAAGATGACGGAGATCACCAGTATCACTGCAAACTGGATTTCACGATGTAAATTTACGCAAATTTAATACAGTAAGTGTTTATGACCGGTTATCTGAAACAGTCTCCCATCGCTTTGCAGTTCGTCACCTTCATTGGATTCTTTATCGGCTTCTTTCTGATATACATTACAGGGCTGCAATTGCTGCTGGAACCCCTTACCGGGCACACCATCATGGAGATCCAGAATGGAGATCTGACAGACCCTAACCTTATCGGCTATCTGAAAATTACACAGTTTTTTTATACTGTGATTGTTTACTTTGTGCCGGCCGCTATTTTTGCCTATCTCTGGCAACCTTCCCCGGCTCGTTACCTTGGACTGAAACCCGCTCCCAAAGCGATACAGATCGTGCTGGCGCTGATGGGTATTTATGGTGCACTGTGGGTGGCCGGGTTTGTGAGCGACTGGAACCAGACCTGGAACGTACCTCAGGATGCCCGTGATATGCAGGCCCAAGCCGAAAAACTGGTCAACGTCATGCTCCGCATGCCATCCATCAAAGATCTGATCATCAACCTGATACTGGTTGCTATCATTCCGTCCATTGCTGAAGAGCTGTTTTTCAGAGGGGTATTTCAGCGTTTGCTTATCAAAAGCACCCGCAGAGTATGGCTCAGCGTAGTCTTATCCTCTATTTTCTTCAGTGCTGTTCATGGTGAAATACTGGACTTTATGGCCATCGCAGTACTCGGTTTTGTACTGGGTGCCATCTATGTACTCAGCGGCAACCTGTGGCTGAGCATCCTGGCCCACATACTGAATAACGGCGCCAAGGTGGTGATGATGTACCTTTTCCAACATGGCATGATCCAGACAGACCCGTCCAAAGACACGCCAGTGGCCTGGTATACAGCGCTGCTTTGCCTCATTGTGACCATCGGATTGTTATGGGCTCTTCGCCAGAAATCAACTCCCATGGTCATGACAGATCCTGTAAAACAGGCTGGTGACAAGGATGTTGACAGGATCGGTATGGATGAAAATCAGTAACTTACCAACCGAGCTAAATGTTATTATTATGGAAAAAGGATGGGTGAAAATATTTTCGAGCGACCGCCCCTTTGAGGCGGAGATTGTAAAAGGCATGCTGGCAGACAACGGTATCAATGCTGTACTGCTCAACCGTCAGTCATCTTCCTATAACATTACACTCCCCGGTCTGGCTGAAATATATGTGCACGAACAGGAAGAACAAGTAGCCAGAGACCTGGTACAAAATCACAATAACGTTACCGGAGGTGATCCCGATGCGGTAATACCGGAGTAGCAATTTGCTTCAACGGGTAATTTTGTACACTTTTGTGCTTCAGAATCAATTAACAGAACTAGGCATAATGAAGACGTTTTTTACCCGCACTGCCTCCGCGCTGGTGTTTGTGGCAGTCATGCTGGGAGGTATCTTATGGAGTCCCTTTACTTTCTTTCTGCTTTTTTTCCTGGTCAGCTTCTTTGCGTTGCAGGAATTTTTTAAGCTGATGCGCCTGATCGATCCCGGTTATGCCACTGTTCCTTCCTGGCATAAATGGGGAGTAACGGTTGCCGGATCTGCCATCATGCTGGCTTTTACCGGCGACTATTTTTATATAGGTAGTATCTCTACCGGCTTTATCGGATGGTGGGTTGCCGTTATCTTCCTGCTGGTGTTACCGTTGGGTGAGATATTACTGGATAAAGACTTTTCTCCTAAAAATGTGGGCTACTCCTGTATGGCGCTGCTGTATGTGGTGATTCCCTTCAGCCTGCTGGTCAATATCCGACTCAGCGCTATCGATATCCACTATACACCTGAGAACGTGGGTACCGCACCGGGCTGGCTGATTCCGCTGCTGCTGATTATTTTTATCTGGATCAATGATACCATGGCCTATATCGTAGGTTCTCTGATAGGCCGTACACCCTTTTTCCCGTCTATCTCTCCTAAAAAAACCATTGAGGGAACAGTAGGAGGGATGATACTGGCAGTAGCCGCTGCCGGCGTATACGGCTATTACTGGGGTCAACAGTATCTTTCTCTGCAACACTGGCTGGTACTGGCCGGCATTGCTGCCATCTTCGGCACTATCGGCGATCTCCTGGAGTCCAGACTCAAGCGGATGGCTGGTGTAAAAGATTCCGGTACTATTATGCCCGGTCATGGCGGCTTCCTTGATCGCTTCGATTCTCTGCTGCTCGCCGCTCCCTTTGCCTGGATTTATGTGCATTTCTTCATGATGGCTTAATTACACATAATCGGTTTTTATCATCCATTTGACAGAAAAATGTATTTCTGAAGTAACTTCGCATCAGGCTTTAACCTTTCCGGCATTGCCGGAGATATATAAACAACTTAACAAATAAGAAAAAAATGAAGATCCATCGTGAAGGATTTGCTACCATTTCCCTTGTATTTCTGGTACTGGCACTGATCAACGGAGCAGTATTTTACT
Encoded proteins:
- the proC gene encoding pyrroline-5-carboxylate reductase, which gives rise to MSAKKIAIIGGGNLGSAIAQGLVKSGFSNPADITVTKRNTSTLADLKAAGVQIETDNAKAIRQSEVIVVALKPYNVREVLQQFREELDPARHILISVVTGVSIADLLHIVPDMPLVRAMPNTAIAIQESITCICATNTTDEQIRYVKTMFDQLGATVSIDEKLMDAATVLGACGIAFALRFIRANIQGGIEIGFDVRTASLIAAQTVKGAAELLIRENRHPEEEIDKVTTPKGCTIAGLNEMEHQGFSSSLIKGISTSYNKIVKG
- a CDS encoding DEAD/DEAH box helicase, with the protein product MQATFKAAAFFARIKEAHHTSSPEEKIRQYKQILESLFRDLTREESRSFGNLFARMQFYFDKEVVPSEIRQQLTALRLLTNQATAGMFPLQDHEHLLCIKALTAAVACVYQEPEPDNLRQLFLTTGNARLALSYQHNPADIPLLKCMVTATGALHLNDSGKHTFAIQVKNDEQGDFELLLNHLDDLTVVALHPLLRPYDTILVHHCHQGNSQDTYTTTAESLVILEPDLLIDISDLAECFTHKGANRLLYLVKKLTPQQASPAAFKGNLVNALLDEMLRNREIDFKTSFVEAVAENVLQAAAYGREQLNEMYRDIRQQHWGNLHTTVCDLQDKPVRIEPTFFSARYGLQGRLDLMTEDDQDPHRKEIFELKSGKAPDFNTWRNHEMQVVGYNLLLRSAFGRQRKGSSAILYSAAAASPLRNVSSTHRTENELLLLRNQVVAMLLRLAGEEYEILSAITGTAASGLPSFSANHFTAFEKAWYSAPPEAKAYYQQYLSFVLREYLQAKCGMFSEVNREEDADGFSALWLQTEEEKEARFNIISGLCFREFDTVNSAVLFDIADPVSHNFRVGDTAIIYPRTGAELRPLQQQLLKGRIDDLGKDTLTFSLNNRQMTLDFFRQFDEWIIEHDIYESNYWIAAAALFHVLSPLNAQRVRLLLGLEIPRWHPLPFPAPAMFNANQEQIVRQALEAQDYYLLQGPPGTGKTSSLLTTIVGEMVKQHRHVVLVAFTNKAVDEICNKLEAKQVRYLRLGGRSSESAQQLRQLCLEGNLDNARAYITGHHVFVATVATMATRLEQLLMMGIPADTLIVDEASQLTEPQLLGLLMPFRKFILIGDQNQLPPVVAQEASFCRVKDTLLQDLGIHDLRASIFERLMHRCKQAQWRHAWGMLNTHFRMHDSIANLVNHYYAGQLASGREQQQTAFEPGPAVDETSWKQVLALGRKVFIPSPYEATSKMNQTEAARVVSLLRYLQAQYGEAFTKDTVGVVTPWRTQISLIRELLSEDKVLQQVNIDTVERFQGSENDIIIVSLAVYHAAQVHTLQSLGSFRWEETEIEVDRKLLVTLSRARKQVVLMGYEPALRESPHYRRVLAEMTRGQL
- a CDS encoding putative signal transducing protein, with the protein product MEKGWVKIFSSDRPFEAEIVKGMLADNGINAVLLNRQSSSYNITLPGLAEIYVHEQEEQVARDLVQNHNNVTGGDPDAVIPE
- a CDS encoding phosphatidate cytidylyltransferase, whose translation is MKTFFTRTASALVFVAVMLGGILWSPFTFFLLFFLVSFFALQEFFKLMRLIDPGYATVPSWHKWGVTVAGSAIMLAFTGDYFYIGSISTGFIGWWVAVIFLLVLPLGEILLDKDFSPKNVGYSCMALLYVVIPFSLLVNIRLSAIDIHYTPENVGTAPGWLIPLLLIIFIWINDTMAYIVGSLIGRTPFFPSISPKKTIEGTVGGMILAVAAAGVYGYYWGQQYLSLQHWLVLAGIAAIFGTIGDLLESRLKRMAGVKDSGTIMPGHGGFLDRFDSLLLAAPFAWIYVHFFMMA
- a CDS encoding SixA phosphatase family protein codes for the protein MKTLLLIRHAKSSWNNPDMDDFDRPLNKRGKQNAPEMAQRLITRGMVPELIITSPAKRARTTAKIMAEEWHYPKQAILLEEELYLCYASTFLKVITRIDDDFNAVAIFAHNPGITDFANYLTEEIRIDNVPTTGIFAIQADTDSWKDFDMAAKKFLFFDYPRNN
- the dusB gene encoding tRNA dihydrouridine synthase DusB, coding for MVKIGNIDLGEFPLLLAPMEDVSDPPFRAVCKDNGADLMYTEFISSEGLIRDAIKSRQKLDIFPYERPVGIQIFGGDEEPMTMAAQIVEATNPDLLDINFGCPVKKVVCKGAGAGILKDIPKMVKLTAAVVKATKLPVTVKTRLGWDDDSKNIEEVAERLQDVGIKALTIHGRTRTQLYKGHADWTLIGKVKNNPRIHIPIFGNGDICTPEQAIAARQKYGVDGVMIGRAAIGYPWIFREIKHFMKTGEHLPPPTVLERVEVCKKHLRQSVSWKGDVVGILEMRRHYTNYLKGLPHIKEFRQQLVTYKTLAEIEDVLDAVVLQYKDHIFERTAPSLAEHNFPPADNEMAGCNVYV
- a CDS encoding NUMOD4 domain-containing protein, translating into MTTIKNLRNEVWKDLQIKNKSALRKKYAVSNMGRVISYHESTEDGKLLTGSTVEGYTVLNVKPADSYQSLYLHREVAKLFNKKPGRNYRYVIHLDYDKKNNKANNLKWATKEEMEEHQQNSPAKLAYKEKQRNRVKGLKLNVTKVKSIKRLLNKPGKKTMKQIAEQFDISEMQLYRIKSGENWAHVTLD
- a CDS encoding CPBP family intramembrane glutamic endopeptidase, translating into MTGYLKQSPIALQFVTFIGFFIGFFLIYITGLQLLLEPLTGHTIMEIQNGDLTDPNLIGYLKITQFFYTVIVYFVPAAIFAYLWQPSPARYLGLKPAPKAIQIVLALMGIYGALWVAGFVSDWNQTWNVPQDARDMQAQAEKLVNVMLRMPSIKDLIINLILVAIIPSIAEELFFRGVFQRLLIKSTRRVWLSVVLSSIFFSAVHGEILDFMAIAVLGFVLGAIYVLSGNLWLSILAHILNNGAKVVMMYLFQHGMIQTDPSKDTPVAWYTALLCLIVTIGLLWALRQKSTPMVMTDPVKQAGDKDVDRIGMDENQ